GGAACAAAGTTATGATATAGAGAAGAAAAGGGCATGTAATGCATATTTGCTTTGTAGTTTAACACAAAGAAGAGATAGACCTTGAGGTAATAGCAAGTATTCACACACAGAGAATGTAATTGCTTTAAGCTCATGAAGCTAATCCATGATTATCCAGAAGTCGAGTTCAACTTAGTTTTTGTTTGACATTTTATGACTTCAGTTTATTGTCCTTTTATTTGATGAATCTCAGTTTTTATTCAAGGTTTAATTTGTCTACTTGTTTGCTACCATTTTTCCTCCATTCTCCTGTTCGTTTTACTTCCTCATATGGACCGACACACACACACATGTAAAATGACAGATTCTATAAGAACAACACAAACTTTTTTATGTGTCTTGATACATTATCAATTCGGTAAAGATAATTTGGAAGACGTGGAAGGATTTGAGATATAGCATACGATGTCATCACACGTGTAAAAATGCCATAGCATCATAGCTACAATTTAACTGCAGAGTGATGCTGCTACCATTTGGTCAAACCCTTTTACACATCTCAAAACTGCATCATATTTGTACATGTAACTATGTAAGGTTATGATGTGAGAACAATTCATGTGACATTTCGTTTGATGGAATCATACACTATTGATGGTATCTAGAATTCAAGTTGCTCCAAGTTTATATTTATCAAGGGTTTACTATTTATAGCCTAAAAATGAGATATAAAATATATTTTGGGTAATCAAACCAAATTAGCAGTTCGACTAATAAATACTACAATTTTTAAAGCATCATGAACAGCAACTACTGATACCTGGTTTACCAAGCAACCCAATGTCATTCTAACTTTTGATCTTTCAAATTGATTTATATTATCTAAAATGTTGCTGAACCTATCACTTCATTAGATAACACTCACTTCCTCAAAAAAAAATTGTAACAAAACCCGACTGAACAAAGGCACAACTGATAAGTCCCATATTACCACTCTATGTTAACAAGACAAAATAGTTCATACTCATCTTTTCAAAATAACTCCAAAATAGTTGTATCCTAGATATCTCAACTTCTCTAAGATATAGTAATTAACACGTGGTAGCTTCATCGTGCACCAAATTCAGCCAATTAAATAGCTACAAATCATGCCACCGTCCTAAAGCTTCTCCCATTCGAATTTTATCGCCTTTTTCAACACAAAACCTGAATTCTGATGATGATGTTTGATCTTCATGTTTCTTTGTTGCAGGAGCTTGGAAAACTAGCACCACAGTTGATCCCATGTTAAACGCACCTACCTGAAACATATAATCTTAACTTTTAAATGTGCAGCATAATAATCCTTAACTATAGAAAAATAAGCCAGATGTCATGGTATCATAGATATATAATGTCCCTTACCTGCACAAACACAATTCCTTTTCTTACGTAATTAacgaatataatatataaaatatttatcaaATCCAATTGTACGGATTACCTAATTTTTAGGTACTAATTTCATAATAATTAAGATATTTGAAATTTTAGGGTTGAACAAATCTAACCTCATCTCCTTTCTTGAGTAAGACTCCAGTGCCTTGGGGTTCATAAAGGTGTTCTTCAGGAGCATCTGACTGGAGCAGTTTCTTTCTTGGTTGGTTTGTCTTTAAAGCAGGTTCAATTGAAAGCTCAATGGACCCAATATTGGTTGCACCTACTGCAGCCATTGCTATATAACCTTCTTGCCATTTACCCTCAAGTACAACCTAGTAAAATGAAATAGATAAAATCCAATATGAGCAacaaaaaatataattttattcgATTTAAGTAATCATACAGAACACAGATAGTATGTCTGATTGATCTCAATCACCAGGAGAACATAACATCTAAAATCAATATGTTTCCTTCTGTCTGTTGAATTTAAAATTTAGAACCTTTCACCAATACAATGTTACACATTCATAAGAATATTCAGATTGGCTCACCACAATCAATTAACTTTTGAACTGACTCAGTTAGCCCTAAAACCCAACCAATAAGCATAACAAACAAAACGTGAAAGAAAGTTCAGAATTACCCTTTCATTCTCAATATATAGATTTTTAATTGTTCTGATAGCCCGCTCATTCACAGGGTAGAGGCGACCTGAAGAAAAGGTAAGCTCCATAGGTAAACAAATCAAACTGGATCAAATATGTAAATAACTTATATTCTTAAATTGCACAATGAAGTACGCATTTCTGAAATAATGGTATGCAATTCACGATATGCGACTAAAGTTTGATAGTTGCAATAGTCCTTTAAGAATATCAAAGCAGTCATACGAAATGCATACTGAACTTGTTTACTAACGAAAAAACCGAAACTAAAGTATAAAAATAGCAACACTACTAAAATGCATCACTGCAACCAAGAATTTTTACCTGAAAAATGCCGTCGAAGAAGTACATTCCAATCAACTGGGGAATGAAATCGATGATAGTCTCCTGGCTTTAGGTATATAACACAGTAAAAAAGGCCTTTCATGGGACTGCAATCATTATAAAACTGTGAATCAACTTGTTGAAcacaaatataacaataataaatgaTTATATAacaattgtacaatcttttaaaaGAGCAATGCTATGAATCACTGTTACACATTTGATATAAATATACCGTGATGAAGACGACTCCTTAAGTTTTGGTGAAGCCAATGAAACTCTCCACCATGATTTTTTGCTCTCAACTTTGAGATTGTTTTCTACCAAATTATCGTTTTCGTGTGTATCTTTAGCAGCCATAAGTGGGAGCAATGAACCTGCACCTAAAAGGGAAGATACAGAATAGGAGAACCCTTTTACTTGCTCGATCATAACACCTTCTTTAAGCTCTCCAACTCTTAAGACGGTACCATCAACAGGACTAATCTGCATTTGCAAAAGTCATATTACTATCAAGTCATCAACTTTTGTTTATGCCGAGTAGATGAACCGTAATGGGTCAACATGATTTGTTTTTTTAACTCAAACGGggcaaaaaaatttatttttttattttatataaaaacagcTTAAAGAGGAACGTGTTAAAGTGGTGGAGAGAGTTAGAGTCTATTTGTAATGCATATAGCCTTTTAAAGTTAATTAGAACAAAATGTCTTTGCAGGTCAATCCAATCCAACCTGACATTTCAATCCGGACCGTTTTGACCAGACTGCCCATTTTGCCCCTTATATGCAACACATAAGTAAATGATTATGATACACAACAGCAGGTTACCAGTTACCAGACTACGTTGGTCAGAATCGATTGGCCTGCAACCTTCTTTCAGGGTACGAACAAAAAAATCTTTTAGAGACGCATAATGATCCAAAGGAAAGGCCACCTCCTCCAAATCTATAATGAAAAACAAATGAGATTAGCATATAAATTGGTACTTGTAATTTCAAGATCCAAAAACCATTTAACGTTCTTAAGAAAAAACCTTTTTCTATACAACAACAAATTAAGGAGTTAACAACATACTTGAATGAAATGCACGAGCATACGCTCTATGAGCATGTGGACGTAACCAAACAGGAAGTTCCTGGAAAAACGAAAAGATTATAACAAGGTCAACTGATGTTGACCAAAATGAAAGCATCCTAAATGCATTGTTCTCACATGCCAATTTAAACGAATACAATTTTTAATTGTTGAAAACATCTCAATTTAATAGAACACGTAAAAAAAGTATTGATAACTGTTTGTGAAAATTGATTGTATTATTAtccaacatttataataataacataacgaaATCCTCACTAACCGTGCTGGACAAAGATCCCCAAAACCTTGAAATGGAACGCAAAGGTAATATATTCAGAAACTTAGCCTACAGTTAACGAATAATGTAAGTGAGAGCCACAATATTAATCATTATTATACAGTTCAAAAACAACATAAAGTTAATTAATACTTTGACATCTGGTTGGAGCTCGAGTTCAATTCCATTTTCTCTAGCCTCTTCAATCTGCATATCAACAAATAGATACAAACATTCATAAACAGTTTCACAACCTCCACATTTGTAAATTATAAATTCCCAAATTTCAATCATCACTTATTCTTCAAATTAACAAATTAACAAATTTACAATTACAATTAACAATATGACATTCACAATCATGCAATTCATATCCACACAAAAtacatttatataattataaattaattaaattattgaGTGAGATTACATACTATTTTGTCATTATACATACGTCTAGCATGTAAAGCTCCAAGCATAAGTATAGTTGCCGCAGTTGCACCGGGAACCACAAAAGGATTACCTAAAACAATACATACATACAACAGTATATATATGTAAGATACAGTTAACAAACAGGAAGCAAAATTAGTTATACCTTTAGAGTTGCTGTTGCTATTGGTGTTGCCATTAATGGAAGCTGGAGGTTGCTTAGTGGTAGTAAGCAGTTTACGAAACAAGAAACTTGAACGGATTCGTTCATAATTGAAGGTTTTGCTAAGAGCAAACAACGGTAACTTGTGTGAAAACCTAAAATTCATCTTTGCGTTTGTTTGggtggaaagaaaaaaaaaaaagaacgccGAATAGTAGGGATGCTGCAAAGAAAGTCGGACTTGGGAGGGCTTCTTTTTATCACAAGATTTTAAACACGGAGTTTTCTTGGGCTAAAATTTTTACTCCCTATATTGATAACTAGTTTTGTGTTGCAAGACATTTGTTAATTTATTAGTCAataacattaatatatatattttttttaaaggcaagtaaatattattaaaaatataaaaagtacacGAGATAaaaactagcaaggagctagacaaGACACGAGTCAACCTACAACCGCACAATTAAAACGTACATACAACCATAAACACGAAAAACACGAGGACATTGCAACATGAGGACATTAGATGCAACACGACACGTGATCGCCGATACCCGATTTTGTTCAATCTCGGCGATCTCCTACCCTACACATgtctataaatattatattaacgtAATTTTTTAAATTTATGCAGAACCTGTAAATtagttttatattatataaaatatcattcataaataatattagaactataatattaattaataaagaaatatattttataagttttattacagtaaaaaaaatgttttaaatgaTTTTCAATATATGACAATTTATATGAATAAATATTATCaatgaatctttatattaaattaatattttgtttaaaacaactttataataataataataatataatatataatattaatattatattagttttCTAATGACAACCTAAGTGTTGTATTAAGAAGAAAAATATGCAAATATCAATTGTACATTAAGCTAGTTGAAGATTAAGGTAGTTGAAGGAAGTTATATCTAGAATTTTGTTGAATTTCTTAAATGTACAAGTTATTAAAACATGTCTAAATTTCttaatgacaacccttagggttgtcattagaaAAGTTCTTATATTAGGAAATCTAATTAATTCGATTGATATATGGAAATAACGGATAGACTGGCACGTTGCAGGAATAAATGAGGAGTTGACACGTGGCAAGAATTAATCTGGAGTTGACACATAGGATTATTGTCACacgctttatataatgtatagataacTCCGTCCCACCATAAGTTTTTTTAACAGAGAGATTGGAATCACTGACATAATCGCTAAAAGAGTTCCCATCATCAGATCATATTTATTTCACGTGTCAAAGATGTTTCATCGAACAACTGTCATAGGACAGACTCTCCGTGTAGTCACTCTTGGCAAGCGCCCCCCTTGACATATGTTATTGAAAATGCTCAGACAGCGATACCTCCTGAACAACTGCCATATGATAGGTTTAGACAACAATGCCTCTAGAGGATTCCATAACCACCTGGAAAGCAAATTGCATTATGAAATCCCTAAGAGAGAGAGATGAACTCGAGACCTCACGAACACCCAAAAGGGCGATAATCACTAAGCTAAATGGAGGTGGTTCCGTCCCACCAGATGTAACATCCCGtattttttcgtttactttccgtttaattattttaaactccgttaaataattataacatcttccgttaatacgcgtttttaaaatatttcgtttaggtaattcacgcacccgcttttaaactcgagggactaaagtcgccaaagggtcaaactggtgactaggtcaactagtcaaactctttctcctccactcactcattcacctcctctttcttcttttgatacttccaaatcctctcaactctcaaacaaagattcatcatctattcaagatctagcaagcatcaactcaaacaaattacatatttggaatccttgcatcttcctcttcgaatccataccaacttcatctcgtttgggtaactttctaaaaacactaaattcctTGTTCTTGACctttaaaacttaaaagtgtgttaattagtgtccatggctcaagtctaatatgaatatgtgatttatatgctcgatcttgttgttttgagtaactagcatgaacttgacaaatgggtgtgtttgatcttgagttttggttgcttaaatgttgttagatgttaaaagtacatgtattaaatgtgttactagcatcactagctttaaTTTGATGTGTAAGTTAACTTAGAAAGAGtccataaacttaattgctaaatttgtgattttgagttagggtttgatataagtaaaatgaacttttgatgcattgaatgctttgcaatgttatttgtaagtgtttagttgtattgtatgcataattacctacgaaacggcatgtgtgcatttaattcccgaatcatcaaagtgcatttatgaacttgaaagcattaatggtgaacatttaatgaactttcaacttggatttgattattgtaaatgatgattttggttgatgaaatgtgtttagttgtattcctcgttaattacctttccaacgatgtatggcatgcgttttgaatgttttcggttcatgagttatgttagattgaagtttggttcgagacttaacaaaaatGCAGCAAATAACACTTTTTCCAGTAAAGCGCGCCGCGCAACCTTTAGCGCGTCGCGCAAATGTGAAGGCACAGATGTTTAGCCCCTGTAATGGTGTCTGACCTGATTCCACGCTataatgcgcgccgcgcactccaatGTGCACCGCGCATTTCCCCCAGGCCAATTTTACTTCGTGTTTTGTTTTTCACAAATTCTTTCCCGCTTaatcgcaactccgattaacatgaaatttggctaacatgctcatatataatttctcatcatggaaaaattgtcggatacccgacccgaccctgttgactttgactttgaccaagtttgacttttagtcaaacctaaccaaatacttatgcaatcattctagctTGCTttttgaaacgccccgtcctaatccatccggacgaagtccatatcgattataaacgattcacaacagttgattacatcgcgaggtacttgacctctatatgatacattttacaaacatttcattcgtttttgaaaagacaatctttcattacatcaaaaattgacggcatgcataccatttcataatatatctaactataattgacttaataataatcttgatgaactcaacgactcgaatacaacgtcttttgaaatatgccatgaatgactccaagtaatatctttaaaatgagtaaatgcacaacagaagatttctttcatacctgagaataaacatgctttaaagtgtcaaccaaaaggttggtgagttcattagtttaacataaataatcatttccatcattttaatagaccacaagatttcatatttcaatatacatcccatacatagagataaaattcattcatatggtgaacacctggtaaccgacattaacaagatgcatatataagaatatccccatcattccgggacaccctttggatatgatataaatttcgaagtactaaagcatccggtactttggatggggtttgttaggcccaatagatctatctttaggattcgcgtcaattagggtgtctgttccccaattcttagattaccagacttaataaaaaggggcatattcggtttaataatccaatcatagaatgtagtttcgatcacttgtgtctatttcgtaaagcatttataaaagcagcgcatgtattctcagtcccaaaaatatatattgcaatagcatttaaaaagggagcaaatgaaactcaccaaatgtattttgtagtaaaaatacatatgactatattgaacgatgcagggttggcctcagattcacgaacctatatcattcgtatatatattaaaacatataatcgtaatcgaacaagtttatatatattattattattaatatacttgttatctcatatgttatatagataaatttaatatatttagtttatatattttatatagctaatataacaatttattttagggtttatgcatgataaaaatatatatttatctatataatgttgatatgtagttatatgagatattaatatcattatagtatatgtactaaatatattttgtataaaaatatttatttgttaaaaatgatagtttttatattaatgagttactaataataataactttattaataatgataatactaataataagaatgatattgttaataataataataataatcctatacatgttaataataataacacacatattagtaatgatattaattttagtaataacaatatatatcatcattgtaattttaatcgtattaataataaattttatttattacttgtattagtaataataataataatggtaataattttaatacttatgcaagtgatattaataataatctttataacactaataataacaataataacaacactaataataataataataataataataataataataataataataataataataataataataataataataataattttagacttGGAAACTACCTCAattaagcttttaaaaaaaaaaactgcctcctgcagggatcgaacctaagacctctcgaaaacccgaaCCCATACATAACCATTACGCTACTGCTACATTTCTGTTTTAAACCTCCATCCTAAACTATATAACCCGTTTATTCCGTCTCCCCATTTATTCATCTTCTTCACTTAAATCAAAACCCAAACGAACTCAGGGATCAATCCCTCTCTGACAACAAATATTTTCATCAAATACAATATTTAAAATCCAACACAGAACACTTATTTGTGATTAAatgaaaaaaattaaaataaaaaaaataaataagaaagTTTGCTGCTGCTGCATcgcgaaaagtaaaaaaaaaataagctTTGATTTCAAGTTTTGAATTTCGGATGTTTAACATAAACAAATTGAAATTGTAATTTCAATTAAACAGacatgataaataaataaaaatgaatatatacctAAACTTATACAGATGCTGGgtcacgttttaaaaaaaaaaaaaaaaaattagcgatTATGATTTCGAGAACGTTTGAGATAAAGTTTTCAACACAAAATGTGTTTTAAATCACTCCACGAAACTTTTTCAATCATCAATTTGATCGGAAACAGCAACACGAACGCGAATTTCATCCAAgaacacagtttgactttttatttcaaaatttttgactcgaaaattcgaaatcAATACTTCGAATTGTGACCTGAAACTTTACAGCAATTTCAACCAAATGAATCCTAACTTAACTGCtatttttgatttttaaaatttgtttgaATTCGCGTTTTCACCAAAAAGCTATATATACATAGTTCATCgagctgttttaaaaaaaaaatatatctgttAAAAAAAAGAAGCAAAGAAGGCAGTGTAAGACTGATATCTGTacgattaatattttcataattggATGTGATTGATATAAGAGGACTTATGGCTCGACAGTTAGTCACGGAGGaagaacagaagaaaaaaaaaatataaaataattaaagagGATGTCGATATATATAcagattttatatatttaattcatattaataattaatatatattaataattaataacattgttaataaaataaatataccaataataataataatagaaatactgtaTTTTTCAatgataaaataattaataaatttaagaataataataatggttcttaATACATAATAATTACACTAttttaataatacacttaatattacaaataataataataaaactcataatactataatggtaataataataataatattattattgttaatgataataataataatagctatagtagtaatattattaatgataatactaattataatactaataataattgtataacaatttgtatatattaattatcatatttgtatatttatattataaatactaatattaataacacaaatattaatcttaacattagtagtaataatgaaattactaatagtaatataatatttatctaaatttgtaattaaatatattaatattataattcattaattatgtaatatttaataataacatacatttaatattaaatatttatatatcttaatatattagaatatacatATATTCGTAGTCATATTTAGAAAATCTTTTATACATAGATACATTATAttctgtgtatatatatatacatattaatatgttCTATTACAAGGATATTATCTGGGTCAACTAAGCATAatgttatatgtttaatactttgttatggtTTCCAAATCCTAATCCTAATAATAGATTTCGTTACTTAATAATTTACTTtcatataaaccaaatcattcaaaGTTTTGTTTACATTTCTCAATTTATtagacacacatatatatacatatttacatatctaattacaaataattgctcgtgaatcgtcgggaatattcAAAGGGTGaatgaatacatgaaacagttcaaaagttttaagaTTCAATGTTAcagactgtaacgacccgtcaaaatcgctattgacgcagcacg
The window above is part of the Rutidosis leptorrhynchoides isolate AG116_Rl617_1_P2 chromosome 1, CSIRO_AGI_Rlap_v1, whole genome shotgun sequence genome. Proteins encoded here:
- the LOC139861372 gene encoding phosphatidylserine decarboxylase proenzyme 1, mitochondrial-like — encoded protein: MNFRFSHKLPLFALSKTFNYERIRSSFLFRKLLTTTKQPPASINGNTNSNSNSKGNPFVVPGATAATILMLGALHARRMYNDKIIEEARENGIELELQPDVKAKFLNILPLRSISRFWGSLSSTELPVWLRPHAHRAYARAFHSNLEEVAFPLDHYASLKDFFVRTLKEGCRPIDSDQRSLISPVDGTVLRVGELKEGVMIEQVKGFSYSVSSLLGAGSLLPLMAAKDTHENDNLVENNLKVESKKSWWRVSLASPKLKESSSSRPMKGLFYCVIYLKPGDYHRFHSPVDWNVLLRRHFSGRLYPVNERAIRTIKNLYIENERVVLEGKWQEGYIAMAAVGATNIGSIELSIEPALKTNQPRKKLLQSDAPEEHLYEPQGTGVLLKKGDEVGAFNMGSTVVLVFQAPATKKHEDQTSSSEFRFCVEKGDKIRMGEALGRWHDL